ttgataataatgTTCAGCAACAGCAAGAGTAAATAAAGATAAAGAGATTGATGGACTCACTCTAATCTGCCTCTTCCTGAGGTGGTGGATGACGCTGGTGGGCTTTTTATTCATGTTTGCTGCGCCTCTTCCCTCTTTCCCTCACAATGACATGAAGAAATCCACCGAGCGGCCGAAGCCCTATGTGGTTTGATTCAAAAGAAAATGGGGACAAAGAGGAGAACAAAGATATAATCAATCATTTATCCCTTTACAAATTTAACCTGTTGAgtacgagtcccgagtatactctggcatgtgtctatgggaaatgcgtgttgtagccaAATCAGCCCGTTCTTAACAGGTTAAAGAGCATGATACATTTGTAAGGTCTTTAAACTCTAAGTTCTACACAGAACCAGCAATACTTCCTGGTGGCTCACCTTTTACAGCTTACAAAGATCATTTCaaacatcatttcattcaaatgcaacatgataagaaagcctgattagtCTTCTTTACAATGACAACTCCCTTGTTTACATTACGCATTCCTGGAATGCACAGTACAACTGAGTATGTGGAAAGGGCAAatttgaaatgttgcaaaatggaGCAAACATGTGAATATGTCCAACAGACCCATTTGGTTTGTCTTTCCTGGGGAGGcatgtgcttgaaaagaatgcGTAACAGGATTGTCATTTGAGTCCAAGCTTTATCCATGAATTAAAAACTGCAGCAGTATTTGCAGATTAGAATCAAACATTAAAGGTTGACCAAACAATCATAAGGTTTACAGGTAGGAAATGGTAGTTTTTTTAAAGAGCTCACATTTCAGCATGAATTGGTCATTCCAGTAGCTTTCTTTCATCAATACACTCAACATCATATCACAATCTttgatctttgatctttgaTCAAACTTTTCACGTTTGATCGGTCCCAACACTCAGCTCTTTTGTACATTCCAGGAACACCCAATCAAAGCAAGTTTAATGTCATGTTTTAAAGATACAATGTAATTACTCaagctttcttatgatgtcatattaaTGCCTTCATAAGAGAAGCATGATTTATCAAACTTAAATTGCAGAACTGATTTTGCGGGGTTTAGTATGACAGGGTCCAGGTGCGTCAAGTTAAAGGGTGCAGACGGACTAACGGCACGTGTACATGTAGAGCAACATCATTTCTCACTTCTTCCTGTTAGCAGCCAGATAAatgcaataagccagttcggggttagctcatgggcacatcggtacaaatgacctttcttctttcccagttgattaggcactaaacgagttttcaagcgagagaaggtatttcagcttacccgacgtaacaatttatggaattcatcagtcatgttcaaagaaagaatgaatttgagtagaccaggtgaccagaatgatccatcaattagcactttggaaagcatccatttcattacttcgcattgaatgtattaacaatctttttctattgatattgtcaaataccgcatttgctgtcaggtggatgtgctagcaagcaccactcataatgatcacttgaataatcattacatcacagatgcttatctcaatgaataaaaaaccaacatgctctgccagtactgatgacctttttctgctcatgctcaaagtggaaccccgaactggcttattacatAGTCTTGGGGTACATTAATAAGCATGGTTTGACATTTTTTACCTTTTTCATGGGGGCCaaaaatcataacatttcattctCTTCGGGTGCcccacaaaaataaagaaaacataaaagaataaaattgttcaaattcatgaaattgttcaatttcatgaatttgaataattacgcagtacccgctgcatgctataaggattagaaccaacacttgctgtcgggcaaaagctcggtggtctagtggagacgacgcctgtccagtgatcaggaggtcataggttcgaatcctacttgagtatgtacgcccgtgatttttttttatcatggctactactaaaacactgatcaattcagtgcttatttacatgtacatgtacgtcgatgtagggcaatttgacaatcagttgcactgaaaacatctcgacggaagaatttcatgaatttgaataattacgcagtactcACTGCATGCTATACTaatagaaccaacacttgctgtcaggcgaaagctcggtggtctagtggagatgacgcctgtccggtgatcaggaggtcgtaggttcaaatcctatTCGAGTatatacgcccatgattttttatcatggctgctactaaaacactgatcaattcagtgcttacttacttcaatgtagggcaatttggcaattagttgcaataaaattgttttgtaaaacaattaaaataataaaataaactgtgacaatgtgaaaatttgcagagtcatacatacaatgtacttcattaTAGTATTATGTAATATACGGTACATTGTATGATGGAGTACTAAAAATATTGCATGCTATAACCTGGATAGTcaataaaacattaaaattaTCATGAAAAATGACAATTACATAAAAACTGGAAGGTACATATGTACAGTATGAGTACTGTGACAAAGGGTTTCATCTTATACTGTACTGAGTGTGACAAGTTCACCAAGTCTAGCATATATTCAGTACTGCCCTGAACTGCAGCATAAACATTGTCGGGAAGTCacgattcacgaaaatttagactcctgaaatatatggcatatactgTACAGTATAGTGGAGTTGTCCATGAAGTGTGACAATCTAGCAACCCTGGTTGCAGCAGATAGCTGAAATTCATGCAGTCATCAAGTATGGAGCCAAGAGTTTATATTGATCCCTATTCTAAATGAGAGACACATAAAAACAATGTACTCAAACTACACAAAAATCTTTCTGATTGGGACACCAAAACCCATTATTTCTTAAAAAGTGATGGTCCCAAAAGACCACTAATGTCAAGCTTCAGGGTACCAATCTTATGTAGGTGCCTCTTGCCCTTGGCCGTATTGCTTTGCCTTCGGAAACGGTTTAAATGTTTTTCAAGAACTAGCCAGAAAATAATGCCGATCATCTAGACTCATCTAAAAGTTGGTAGGGTCTATGTTTGCTTGTGCTGGCCAAATTAAGCTGTTGATCAACAAGATCAATGCAATGAACTTCTTAATCTTACCTTGGTGCCTTACTTTAAAGAAAGATAAATTTACACGTTAATGCCACAAACTGATTGACtgaattcttcttcttcttcttgatgtCATCACGAATATGACATCACAGACATCACTGATTCTGGGGGCCCAATTCTGAAAGCAAAGCCAAAAGTAGACGTTATAGACGATACTTACAATAGAGTCCGTAATGGATGATTTCCTGCCCCTAAACTATCCGGATTTTTAACTGCCTGTTGTGCTGTACATAGATTCTAGTGATGAAGTGTCAATTTAGAACTAGTCTACTAACTCTAGATCTAATACATGACACATGTACAATCAATGCACTTCATAGTACGTCACAGTCcgtgtacatgcatacactgcTCCACCACACAGGGCAGGGTGCGCGGTGACACTGAACTGGCTTCCATTACCGTATCACAGCTGTTCCCGCAGTAGTGCCTAGACACGTCCGTCTTCACTACACTGTTCCTACAGAAAGGACTGGCTAGCCGACGGTAATTCCAGAACGAACCAAACGACAATAAGCAATCAAAAAGGATGAATTGTCAAACTTTGCAATCTAAACAAGAGGTCATGCCCTCCCTAGTGATACGTTTTGATTCTCCACCTTACCGgtaatttcatgaaaactgtTAAATTCAGTCTATTTCCACTTTTGCCACCACAGAGCACTGCACGTATTGTTCCCTCAGTCCAGTCGCTCAAGCTCTCTCCGAAAGTCTGGATAGCAAAACAGAGCAAATGCGCATGCTCAGACCTATTAAAAGGAATTCAGACGTACACATACAAGACAACAATGCTTTCTGCCAGCTGATTGTTCGGAGGGCGACCTTTCTAGAGAGGCACATCACCATTTGGGGGTTGCGGCCGCGATGTTGTAACTGGAACTGGAGGGCGTGAATTACCTTTCATCACGATCActtcgttttactttgttggttttttttttatgtctcggCAATTCCCAAACCGATTTTTATAAATAAACTCTGTATGCctattcctcttagaatggtaggcctatgctcTCTGCTATTTCATAAgttgtttcttggtatcttgcaaaaaaaaaaagtttaagacTCATCTCCATGGCACCGATACTAGCTattccatccctttaaagtttgcTTGCGGCGGATCCGTAGGTATAATGTACACCCtgcaaaaggggggggggggaatggggcGTGACTTACACATTTTAAGCACCTTCCATGGAAAATTCTATGACAGTTTCTTCTTGAACACCCAacaacggattttcaccaaacttgccaTCTTTATGGgtgataggatctcaatttgctTCCTAAAGTACAGATTTTTCATCATCTTTAGAACCAATAACGGTAGAGCTAACTTTGTgaagtatgaagacattaatgactgaatgGCGGATCAGGGGTtcggagatggggggggggggggttataggGCAAATTTTTACGTTTTCAGCTGCCTCTTGAGAACACTATagtgacagattttcaccaaacataGCACGCAGCATCCCATCTTTGCCGAGCACTGGATCTAATTCTTCTTTCAAACTTGCTCCGAATGAAAAGACTTATCTAAAGACTCATTTAAAGACTAATTTTCCAGTTTTAGATTTTCTTCTCCTGAAATATATTGTGTGTTCTATATCTGGTTTTAAAACACTATATAGCTTACGTCGGCCATAacaactggggggggggggggaggggcttccagaataagaaaaaaagaatatccccTGTGCTGTATATAATCTGCAATAAATCCAGTTGTATTGCTATATTTGTGCATAGATCAACTATTGTTAACAGGCAAACTGAACATGACTgaaatagacattatcattaaaaaaaaaacacccaatcCCAACGGATCTTTGAGTACCGAAATGTGACGTTGTAACCATTCGTCGCCATGGAAATGGGATCTAAACAACTTGTACGTAACCCTAGCATCTGATATGAACACAGTGGTTGCTTGAAGATATAGGGTGGCGTAACggatgatgttcgttattccgaatgttcgttaatttgaaaatgaaattaaaaatccTTTTTACGAACTTcgttaatttgaaaatgaaataagaattcgttattccgaaggttcgttaatcagaaatagggtccgttattccgagTGTTTTTTTAATCTGGAATTGGATTAAGGTTCGTTagaccgaaaatgaaataaggttggTTATTCCGAAAATTGAATATTTTGTGGCAAAGAATGTCTCATCCTGATGATACAGAAGAGGAAGAAGGGTCGAGGAGGAGAAAATACTTGTATTCTAGTTCGTCAGTCACTACCAAAGCATGTGCCCCAATATCGTGTGTGCCTGCCTGTGTTTATATTAGGCAtgtctgtccgtgtgtgcgcgcgtgtgtgtgtgtatatgtatgtatgtgtgtgtgtgtgtgtgtgtgtgtgcgcgcgcgcgcgcgtgctTAGCGTTCGATTTTCATTGCGAatcctaccattttgtttttaaattacAACATCATCGTATTTTGTCACTAAATGaaagttatttcatttcaaaattacgaaccttatctaattttcggatcaacgagccttcggaaaaacaaatcttatctcgttttctgattaacgaaccttaggtTCATTTTCGGAGTTATACGACTCTTCTGAAAtggtattacaatgtatttatctTTGCTCCTGTTTCATCGAGGGTTGGTTTTCTCGTGCGTTTCACCCAGCCCCTCAACCGGAATCGGGCCTACATATCAGATTGTAGTAGGTCTACAATGCTCACCTCGTAATAATCGGCATTGCAATCCGCTTTATTAGTGGAATTACCACAAAGTGCAAGAAAGTTCAATGTAACAAAGTTTCTGTAAGTTGTTTCGTTTTATTTTATCACTGCTTTCATTGGGACGACCGACTGCACAATGGGTTGtccaaaaatgacaaataaatTAAGAGAAATAACCACAGGGGTTTTATTTCCTCATGTTGGGGAGTGATGCATAGTTTGTTGAGCTTCAACACGTGCATGCATGGCTTCGGGTGCCATGCTTAATCCAGTTTAAACAAAATTCCTTTCCCCATTTTTACCAACAGCATCCTGACGATGAAAACAGGAAAATAACCTTTTTTAAGGTCCTGTATACCAACAAATTTTTCAATTCACCTGTTTCTACTCATACATTTCAGGACTTGAAACCAAATTCTGCATACATAACTTGTTTAACGCCATGCTATAGGGAAGCCTCAGCCAAAGCATTCTGGTTGTCAGAAACAATCTTTGTCAGAAAGTATGCACTTAGTTGAATGTTACTGAACGTGCTGAACAGGTCTATTTGAAATTAAAGCACACTGCCTCCACCCGCTCCCATCCGGCGTAACGTTGTGCTTAAATAATACAGTATCTCAGTATACATTTTGCATgtaatatgaatatgatttgaatgaaagaagGAATTTATTACGTAAGGATGTCAGGATGACTGACGTGTCTTAATTGACGAAGAATCGCGTCATTTTCCTGTATCCTGTTACAGTGTGTGGCGGGCGCATGTCTTTCAGGCAAAGTGTGGCCATTTACTAAGGCACCACGTTTTCGTCTTACCTCCCTGGTAACACTGAAGAAAGAGTGCGTGGGACACCATAGAGAACAAACAGCAACACTGGTAAGAGCTTGAATTGTCTTGATGTTCAAGGCTTGTGACTTGTtcactttgcttttttttttaaagatagcTTACGTGCATTCTCCTGAAgagaaaattatcatttaccaaTATAAACTAAGAGTTAAATTTACGTTGCATCAGACCTTTCTTCCCTAAGCTAACTTTACTGTCCCAATAGTAAGTTAAGTTATAGGTCTTGGAATGAGCTGAACATGTTTTTATATTATTCGTGTTGCCTTTAGGACCCACGGATTAATGGATGTGCTTAAACTGCCAAGACTCGATATGTAGTTCTAAACGTAACGGTCGTCAAAGCGTTAAAATAAGCATATTATGACGATATTTACTTTTGTTACTAGTCCTCGATACGATGAATATCTTTTTGATTTCAAGAAAGAATGTTGTAAAATTTAACTAAAAGTGGTAATTTAATTGCTGTTATTATAACAGTTTAGTGTTGTTAGACGTCAACGAGTTGACTTGCATTTTCCTTCATCAACTCGCAAAGTGCGTTAATTTAATAAAGGTGCAATTTTATGCTTCTTGTGTATCTATAACTCTACCCTCTTTGTGTAATTATACCCATACGTCCATAACACATCGCGTTGCTTTGAAAGTCTCTCAACATGGACGTACGCATTGCCGTGTGTAGCAGTATCGCTGTAGCCGTGTTCGGCTCCTTACTTTTGCTGGACAGCACCCAGAACGCCTCAACACAAGCCACGCGCACTTTCCGGTCCGCACTTCTTACGAAGAGACACACCCCCGCCCCGACACCACCATTCAGGGTGTGTCCATGCAGGTGTGTATACACATGTGAATTTGTTTTTGGACAGGTGAATTACTGTACAAACCGTGAACAATGTCAAGGTTGCACAGTTAGCTGTGAcccatgatcatcatcatttcttGTCCCTTGATACTTCAAATCAAGATCATCATAATTCGTTTAGATGTGAAACATAGATGCATTATCtaaatttccttttttcccctctgttcATGTCCCTTATTCATCATTCACCAATTTGAAAGTCGTGTTATTGCTAAAAAATAATAGTTACAGTTTGTAAACCGTCTGATTAGAAGTGCTAACAATGTGCCCCAAAAGAAGTGTGTTTCCTAAGCAGTAGCTTATAGGAAACACACTTTCATTATACAAAGAGGAAAATGCCGCCCCCTTGCGTGCGCAAGGTACCAATCATTTTTAGTGCTCAGTTAGCTCAGGTGCACATTGGCAAATCTAATGACCTTtggttttgggggttttttttttctctctctatcttgtTCGGTTAGGTACTTTAcccgttttcaaagcggcataatacATGCATGATCTTGCCCTACGTACGATTTCTGGAATCCATGTTCAAACTAAGAATGAACGTGCTTGTTCCAGATCAGGTGACTACAATGGACCGTCGATTGACATTTCGGCAGACAGCCATTTCActgttttgcattgaatgcatcaACGACtcttttctattgatattgccaagtATTAGGCTTGGCGTCAGGCAGCTGTGCTATGGCAAACATCATTTATAAGGAttataataatcattacatcacagatgcttatctcagtgcaTCCAAATACCAACCTGCCtgattgtacaaaaaaaaaaaaaaaaaaatgatgacatgTTTTTCTGCTCATATCCGCCCCATGTAAAGTGGATCTGTGAAACCCCTTATTAGTGTAGGCCATGaatattgcaaaatattttcaaacatATTAATATCCGAAAATACAATAAGgttgtcattccgaaggttcgttaatccgaaaatggaaaaggACTCATTAATAAGAAAACGAAAAGAAGATTGcttattaacgaacctttggaattacaaaccttatttcattttcaaattaaccAACTATagcttcggaataactaatCATTCTTAGTTtccggattgacgaaccttttGGATAACAAACTGTAACCGTCAATTCGAAAATAGATAAAGATACCTTTATGTGATTATTACAATGCATGCGTTGAAGGACCGGTGACACACAAACTTTTGCTTAAATAACATGTTCCTATGGATTATCTAATGCCGATTACCATGATATGAGCCATGAAAATGACCTTGATAGCCGCAACCATCAGCTCGAATTATTCCCTTGACACCACTGTCGCCCAGCCCCCTTAAAAATAGCGAAAGTTTGGGAGTGCGATAATCCGAAGTCACGTGACCGCATGAGGTCGGCAAAGGAAGGCAGCGCTGCGATTGCCTTCGGGACTCGCTCTCCCGCATCATCGCATTGTTTTACACACCTGTCTACGTCTATTGTCATCGAAAAGTTTGGAAAGTTCTAAAAGAATCGAAGTATTTTCCTGTCGAGAAAGGCATAATGCCTACTCGCTGTATTGTTGCTGGGTGCAGCAACACTTCAAAAGATGGAGTAAGCCTGCACTTTCTTCCTCGGGGTCCAAATTACGTAAAATTTGGACACAAGTGTAAGAATCACGAGAGCAAATTGGAATGGGCCAACAGATTCCAGTGCCTTGTGTGGGGCGCATTTCACGGAGGAAGACTACGAAGACACTGGACTGTATTCGCACTTCAACACGAAGAAAACACGACGACTGAAGGCGAATGCAGTCCCAACGATTAAACGAAGTTCACTGCTGCTATGCATTTTCAGGTTTAATGCTAAATATCTCgttgtatgcatttgtgtttttatgacgtatccatatatttttatgcagttattatcatatcaatattatcaccattatcactTATGTTATAGTTCGAGTCCGTGCCACAATGGGGGCCAGTGTGTGGACGTGCGAGTCGGCTCGGGTAGCTCCGCCGTTCCCGACTTCGAGTGCGAGTGTATGGACAACTGGGACGGTGATGTATGCCACGTGTGCAACTCCACCGAAGGGTTCGGTACGTTGTTAACATgttttcctgctttgatcttaTCATGACTGCCGACAGCCATGCAGcctgaaaggaaagaaagaaaagaagacggTGTTTTGAGAAACCTAAAAACTACCTGCCCAGGAAACAATAACTCtctcaaatcaagaaaaatgcatgtgcagttctgtgtatattgggaaatcagcgCTCAGCCAATTTTGCTAAATGCGCGTACTTTGCCAGAAAAAgcaaatattttggcaggttgaTAGTAAATGGTAaagttttttccccatttttcgcaaaaattgtTCCAGAGTATAAAACATGGAGAGTGACGGTAGACGACATGTCAGTACTTTATACCATTAGCGGAGAATGAAACACAGAAATACTTGTTgattgagtaaatgcaacaTGGATTGGTAGAATagattagtgaaagtttgaggaaacttgGACAGTCCGTTCAAAACTTATAagttttttgaaatttttgtgagagaccgctggatcagaagactactacagattATGACATCACTGAGCTCatcgatataaagaaaatttaaagaaaattcaacatatttcactATTCTAGCATTAATAAAAGAGCACTATAGACttaactctttcagaaaatggggggggggatattatTACCCTTGACAATAATGTCAGCAACAGATCCagggaatgtgtgctttttCACAAGAAATCACTTTCTGTGGAATTTTCTTTCGAGGGACATACTGTGTGGATCTGGACACGTGATGGCGTTTTCTATACGAATCTCATTTTCACTTGGCAGCCCAAGGGGAGGGGGTTAACACCCCTCCCCAATATCCTGCTTTACGTTGTGAAGATGTTTGAAATTACATCCTACTGGAAAGCCGAATTTAATACATTCCCTATTAATTCCGACGATAAATCTAATATTTTGTAATCTTCGAGTATAGTTCTTTAGAAATCGATATTTCAGATTAACACTCGGACGCGTCCCGGTTgagttacaatgtatttttactATTATTTCTTCaatctttgctcattttctaTTCGCGCAGCCCcatgaaatattgtttttttttttattatatagcTCTCATCTTTTATAAAAGTAGGGATGACGaaaagtaattacatgtataaagaCATACTTTCGTGAGAGAGTGGGCTGGTCGTTATGCAATGAGTTATGAATCAATTGTTTTTCTTAAGGCAGGACCAGTTTGGCAAGttgtatattatgtaaacaTTTTTGAGTGGCCGCCTCGAACAGGTGAGACTCAAATTCTTGAATCTCTAAGATATATTGAAAGAAGTATGATGTATGGGAGTTTCCGCATAAATTATGTTTGCTCATCAAGGTTCAACTTCAAATGAAACAAGAGATAGGCCTAATAAACTGTGAAACATCTTTTCTTGATCTGTAATCACTGAATTAAATCATAGTCCGGTTAAAACAGGTTATGACCTAAATAAGCACCGTGGTACTCGATGTTCTATAATAGTAtagccatgattttttttttttttaaataatcatgggcatacatactcgggcTGGATTCGAAACAACGagctcctgatcaccggacaggcgtcttaTGAATATCTggtagaccaccgagcttccgccagACGGTCATGCCGTGCTGGTTCCAATCCATGCGTATACGAGGGTGCTTGTTTTCATTCTTCTTGTGGTAGAATTCAAACACATTTTATGATGATATCATGGTGATAGGAGAGAATATCGGGAAAGTTTGTCACGGAAGATCATACACATTCAATGTTGACTGcgaaattttcaaattttcgtaTAATTACGAATACAAAACAGCCAAGCACATTTCTTGGTCATGTGTTTAGGTCTGACCAACTGACCTATAGAGCGCCCATGTACGCGAGTTGGCTCAACTATcaaaaatcaatattgtttCTCACGTTCTCCTCTTCCCCTCCTTCCCCTTCTCTTTCTAAACTTTCTCCTCCtgctcttcttcctcctcccctccttttcctccttcttATCCTCGatccccctcctcttcctcctcctcttcctcctcctcttcctcctcctcctccttttcctcctcctttttctcctccttctcccttccacttcttcctcctctcctccttttcctccgtcttcttctccctcctccttctccttcctcttccccttcctcctcccctccACTTCTTCCTCAATCCTCGATCCTCCTCTCTCTTCTTgcccctcctcctctctcctCTTGTCcctcctcctccgcctcctccgctcctcctccttctccttctcctcctcctcctcctcttcctcttcctcctcccctccaCTTCTTTCTcgatcctcctcctcctctctcctcttgcccctcctcctcctcctcctcctcctcctcctccccctcctcctcctcaccgCTTGCCGATCCCGCACAGAGATCCAGTGTTCGGACATCTGTTTCAGCCGCAAGAACGGTATCTGTGAAGATGGAGGCCATGGGTCCGTCTCGCCCAGCCTGTGTACCCTCGGCACGGATTGCGAGGACTGCCACGCTCGCTGCCtatagtacattgtatcattaatCCATCAATCTTCGCTCATTCTTTCCGAGACTAGCCTGTACTGATTAACATCGCATGTCACATTCCTACATAAATTTAGTTCATGGCGATTGCTGATGCTTACATGATTGTTTTCAACACAATTCTATTCTTATTTTGGAATCTTGAAAAAACAGATGAAGGCCCCTATGCtgtaatcttcttcttctttttaaagtaaatttggTATTACAAACAATCAATAACAGTAAATGATGGCAAATCTTTCTTTCGAAAATTTCtttcgaaaacgaaatagaagcTGTTTATTCTAAATCCTTTCCTGAACCTTCGTTCATATCAGGTTCCACTGATCGCTTGTctttcaaaatgatgattagaCCCAGAATTGGATAGGGGATATCTGGAATGGGATTTGCTTGAAATGCAGGATGGGATTTTTTTGACCACTTTTCCCTAGATCGTTACATTCTGCTTTGACTTTGGTTTTCGTGATGAACGTTGTGAAACTAATATAACGCAAAGTAACAATCCTTGCTATAATAAAGAATAACTTTGGAAATGTTTGTTTCCACTGCCTTCAGTG
The sequence above is drawn from the Diadema setosum chromosome 19, eeDiaSeto1, whole genome shotgun sequence genome and encodes:
- the LOC140242263 gene encoding uncharacterized protein yields the protein MDVRIAVCSSIAVAVFGSLLLLDSTQNASTQATRTFRSALLTKRHTPAPTPPFRVCPCSSSPCHNGGQCVDVRVGSGSSAVPDFECECMDNWDGDVCHVCNSTEGFEIQCSDICFSRKNGICEDGGHGSVSPSLCTLGTDCEDCHARCL